GGTGCGGTTCGAGATCCGTGAGGTCGCGGTGCAGGGCACCGCGGCCGTCCCGCAGGTGAGCGCCGCGATCGCCGAGCTCGACGCGCGTGAGGATGTCGAGGTGATCGTCGTCGCGCGTGGCGGCGGCGCCGTCGAGGACCTCCTGCCGTTCTCGAACGAGACGCTCGTGCGCGCCGCGGCGGCGTGCCGCACGCCGCTCGTCTCGGCGATCGGCCACGAGACGGACTCGCCCCTGCTCGACCTCGTCGCGGACTTCCGCGCGTCGACCCCGACCGACGCCGCGAAGCGCATCGTGCCCGACGTCGCGGAGGAGCGGCTGCGGCTCCGACAGGCGCGCGAGCGGATGCAGCGGGCCGTCCGCGGGCGTCTCGACCGCGAGCAGCACGGCCTCGACGCGATCCGCTCACGCCCCGTGCTCGCGGAGCCAGGCTCGATGATCGAGCGCCGCTCGGACGACGTCGAGCAGCTCGCGCGGCACGGCCGCAGCGCGTTCTCCGCGGCACTCTTGCGCGCGGGCGCCGAGGTCGACCGGCTGCGCGCGCAGGTCCGTGCGCTGTCCCCCGCGTCCGTGCTCGAGCGCGGCTACGCCGTCGTGCAGGTCGCCGACGGGAGCGTGCTGCGCGACGCCGCCCAGGTCGCGTCGGGTGACGCGCTGCGCGTCCGCCTCACCGACGGTGAGGTCGCCGCGACCGTCGACTGACCGAACGGCGGCCCGGGCCCGGCAGCCCGCGTGCCGCCGCGCCCGAAGGCGCGCCGTTGTCAGACCGCGCGCATCGTTGAGCGACGCAGCCGGTCTGACAGGTGGCGAGGCGAGCGGGCCAGGCCACGGGACGGACGGCCCGCAGCGTGTCGGTCGACTTGGCTACGGTATGTCCGTGACCACACCCCAGCCGCAGCTGCCCGACGTCGACTCCCTGAGCTACGAGGAGGCGCGCGACGAGCTCGTCCAGGTCGTCGCCCGGCTCGAGGCCGGCGGCGAGCCGCTCGAGGCGAGCCTCGCGCTCTGGGAGCGCGGCGAGGCGCTCGCCGCCCGCTGCCAGACGTGGCTCGACGGCGCACGCGAGCGTCTCGAGGCCGCGCAGAAGCGCGCTTCCGGCGCGGCGACCGAGCAGGAGGACGAGGACTGATGGCCCCGAAGACAGCTCCCGGTGGTGCAGACGCACCCGCCCAGGTCCTTGTCGTCGGCGAGGCGCTCATCGACGTCGTGCACCGTCAGGACGGCACGGTCGACGAGCACCCGGGCGGAAGCCCTGCGAACGTCGCGATCACGCTCGGCCGCCTCGGCCGCGACGTGCAGCTCCTCGCCTGGATCGGCGAGGACGCGTACGGCTCGATGATCCGCCGCTGGCTGGGCGCGTCCGGCGTCTCCCTCGCTCCGGGCGCCACGGGTGCCGCGCAGACCTCGATCGCGACCGCGCAGCTCGACGCGAAGGGCGCCGCGACCTACGACTTCGAGATCGAGTGGCGCATGCCGCACGACGTCGAGGTGCCGCAAAGCACCGTCGCGATCCACTCCGGCTCGATCGCCGCGACCCTCGCCCCCGGCGGCGACGACGTCCTCGCGCTCATGCGCCGCTTCCAGCCGAACGTGACCATCACGTACGACCCGAACGTCCGCCCGACCCTCATG
This genomic window from Flavimobilis soli contains:
- a CDS encoding exodeoxyribonuclease VII small subunit; translation: MSVTTPQPQLPDVDSLSYEEARDELVQVVARLEAGGEPLEASLALWERGEALAARCQTWLDGARERLEAAQKRASGAATEQEDED
- the xseA gene encoding exodeoxyribonuclease VII large subunit is translated as MTDAPPPTSAGPGSPLPARALDTTAERPWPVRLLSAKIADYIDKMSPVWIEGQVVQLNRRPGAGMAFLTLRDTDADVSLPVAMYAKVLAGQTTPLAEGAHVVVHAKPTFWKGRGSFQMQADEVRALGLGDLLARIEHLKSILAAEGLFAAERKRPLPFLPRVVGLVCGRESKAEHDVVVNARARWPEVRFEIREVAVQGTAAVPQVSAAIAELDAREDVEVIVVARGGGAVEDLLPFSNETLVRAAAACRTPLVSAIGHETDSPLLDLVADFRASTPTDAAKRIVPDVAEERLRLRQARERMQRAVRGRLDREQHGLDAIRSRPVLAEPGSMIERRSDDVEQLARHGRSAFSAALLRAGAEVDRLRAQVRALSPASVLERGYAVVQVADGSVLRDAAQVASGDALRVRLTDGEVAATVD
- a CDS encoding carbohydrate kinase family protein; the encoded protein is MAPKTAPGGADAPAQVLVVGEALIDVVHRQDGTVDEHPGGSPANVAITLGRLGRDVQLLAWIGEDAYGSMIRRWLGASGVSLAPGATGAAQTSIATAQLDAKGAATYDFEIEWRMPHDVEVPQSTVAIHSGSIAATLAPGGDDVLALMRRFQPNVTITYDPNVRPTLMGMPLTAAPRIEELVMLADVVKVSDEDLAWLYPHRSPDVSAGLWQKRQGGIVVMTRGGEGAVAWYPGGTVEVAAPPTEVADTVGAGDSFMGALIDGLWSADLLGGARRAALRAVDAATLTAVLERCTKVAAITVSRPGANPPRLDELD